A genomic stretch from Chitinophaga agri includes:
- a CDS encoding class I SAM-dependent methyltransferase: MGDGHNAGGNAYLCPLSIMDNRTLWNERYTKGLPSLEIPDPFFVSMYEEHIRREFLQGRHALDLAAGTGRHTLLLADDDWQVSAVDISDVAIAQLKVATAGKRVVPVCSDLAAYSLPVATFDLIVLYYHFDRSLFEGVVNALKPGGLLISKQAVGKPINPAALQEGELLQLTRGLDTVFYAERPVKDRGVVEYLGRKRK; the protein is encoded by the coding sequence GTGGGCGATGGCCATAATGCCGGCGGTAATGCTTACCTTTGTCCGCTTAGCATTATGGATAACAGGACACTTTGGAATGAGCGATATACGAAAGGATTACCATCATTGGAAATACCGGACCCGTTTTTTGTCAGTATGTACGAGGAACATATCCGCAGGGAGTTCCTGCAAGGCCGGCATGCGCTGGACCTTGCTGCCGGCACCGGCAGACATACACTCTTACTGGCAGATGATGACTGGCAGGTGAGCGCTGTAGATATCTCAGACGTAGCCATCGCCCAACTGAAAGTGGCCACAGCGGGTAAACGTGTAGTGCCCGTCTGCTCTGATCTGGCAGCTTATTCTTTACCGGTAGCCACGTTTGACCTGATTGTTTTGTACTATCACTTTGACCGTTCGCTGTTTGAAGGTGTGGTAAATGCATTAAAGCCCGGCGGCCTGCTCATTAGTAAACAGGCTGTTGGAAAGCCTATCAATCCGGCTGCTTTACAGGAAGGAGAGTTGTTGCAGCTTACAAGGGGACTGGATACGGTTTTTTATGCGGAGCGACCTGTTAAAGACAGGGGAGTGGTGGAATACCTGGGAAGGAAAAGGAAATAA
- a CDS encoding C40 family peptidase has product MCKLTILQAALPLLLSCADVPDQQAISKDTIVYTDDSLMNAVDTSITVNNSSIKTGLLMPDELITYARTLKGIRYKYSSTDPKKGFDCSGFITYVFNHFNIGVPRTSAGFTNEGTPVTLQEVKPGDLILFTGTDSTIRTVGHMGIITQTGDSVVFIHSTSGKANGVTETTLNPYYMGRFMKVIRVLQQQP; this is encoded by the coding sequence GTGTGTAAATTAACTATCCTTCAGGCAGCCCTGCCCCTTTTACTATCCTGTGCAGATGTGCCTGACCAGCAAGCCATATCGAAAGATACGATCGTCTATACCGACGATTCCCTGATGAACGCCGTTGATACAAGTATCACGGTGAACAACTCCAGTATCAAAACGGGTCTACTCATGCCGGACGAGCTGATCACCTATGCCAGAACGCTAAAAGGTATCCGCTATAAATATAGCTCTACCGATCCGAAGAAAGGGTTTGACTGCTCCGGGTTCATTACCTATGTGTTCAACCATTTCAACATTGGCGTACCCAGAACGTCGGCTGGCTTTACGAATGAAGGAACGCCGGTGACGCTGCAGGAGGTAAAACCAGGAGATCTGATCCTGTTCACGGGTACAGACAGCACTATCAGGACTGTAGGCCATATGGGCATCATCACGCAGACAGGGGATAGCGTCGTATTCATCCACTCCACTTCCGGGAAGGCGAACGGCGTAACAGAGACAACCCTCAATCCTTATTACATGGGCAGATTTATGAAAGTGATCAGGGTCTTGCAACAGCAGCCGTAA
- a CDS encoding NAD(P)H-dependent oxidoreductase produces the protein MKKILIINGSLRGTTGNSAALAKAAATVLTEELQQEAILLTLTDPMPTVGTVYDLLVSCDAILVITGVYWNNWSSPLQRFIEVTTAFENTPAFFGKPVASAVTMDSVGGIEVAARLQAVFGGLGCWSPPCSTIVLSRTGQEAITASAGQENDPNEDVWRLDDLSIVLHNLVTAAGMSRDKWMAWPHAALAVPDGPWPVNGPLDMGTPQFL, from the coding sequence GTGAAGAAGATACTGATCATTAATGGGTCCCTTCGCGGGACAACCGGTAATTCGGCCGCATTAGCGAAAGCCGCTGCTACAGTGCTCACGGAAGAGTTGCAGCAGGAAGCAATACTACTAACCCTGACAGACCCCATGCCAACAGTAGGTACTGTATATGACCTGCTGGTGAGCTGTGATGCGATCCTCGTGATCACCGGTGTATACTGGAATAACTGGAGTTCACCACTCCAGCGTTTTATTGAAGTGACCACTGCATTTGAAAATACACCTGCCTTTTTTGGAAAGCCGGTTGCCAGTGCTGTGACGATGGATTCTGTCGGGGGAATTGAGGTAGCGGCCAGGTTGCAGGCTGTCTTCGGTGGACTGGGTTGCTGGAGTCCACCCTGTTCGACGATTGTATTGTCAAGGACAGGTCAGGAGGCGATCACAGCGTCTGCTGGTCAGGAAAACGACCCTAATGAGGATGTATGGCGGCTGGATGATCTTTCTATTGTCCTGCACAACCTGGTGACTGCCGCGGGCATGTCACGTGATAAATGGATGGCCTGGCCGCATGCCGCACTGGCTGTTCCTGATGGTCCCTGGCCGGTCAATGGCCCGCTTGATATGGGCACACCTCAGTTCCTGTAG
- a CDS encoding phosphotransferase family protein has product MSLNYPALFPSHRSAAVETALATAFTTTPTAITLLTGGLSAATVYKLIVEDRAYVLKLEVTDTGGTTSGSEKAMLAAAAGIAPQVYYRNAQEGIIISEFIENKPIRSIFTGEVLAVKLGAAIKVTHAIPYSTPGNDMKTFIDQLLQDFRQRKVLSGAIPDECLNRYAQVREIYPWGTDHVFSHNDLNPTNILCDGENIRFIDWDASFLNDRYADLAGAANFFVHTPEQEKALLNEYFECATTDYQFARFKVMRQISRIIYSLLMLQLAAQGKPSDYDHDQQMEGVTLKEVGPLLGTGKLSLATYEGQFMYGKALMNEALQQMRAAEFAQYMVQLNSK; this is encoded by the coding sequence ATGTCACTTAATTATCCTGCGCTCTTCCCATCACACCGTTCAGCAGCTGTAGAGACAGCACTGGCAACCGCCTTCACAACCACACCAACAGCCATTACATTACTGACAGGAGGACTATCTGCTGCCACCGTATATAAATTGATCGTTGAAGATCGTGCCTACGTACTTAAACTGGAAGTCACAGACACCGGAGGCACCACATCAGGCTCAGAAAAAGCAATGCTGGCAGCAGCTGCAGGCATAGCGCCACAAGTATATTACAGGAACGCTCAGGAAGGGATCATCATCAGTGAGTTTATCGAGAACAAACCAATACGCAGCATTTTCACCGGAGAGGTACTGGCGGTAAAACTCGGTGCTGCCATAAAGGTAACCCATGCCATTCCTTACAGCACACCCGGAAATGATATGAAAACGTTCATTGATCAGCTGCTGCAGGATTTTCGTCAGAGAAAAGTATTATCCGGTGCCATACCAGATGAATGTCTGAACAGATATGCGCAGGTAAGAGAGATATATCCATGGGGTACGGATCATGTGTTTAGTCACAATGATCTTAATCCGACAAATATCCTTTGCGACGGAGAAAATATCCGCTTTATTGACTGGGATGCTTCATTTCTCAATGACAGATATGCAGATCTTGCAGGTGCCGCCAATTTCTTTGTGCATACACCGGAACAGGAGAAAGCCCTGCTGAATGAGTATTTTGAATGTGCAACAACTGACTATCAGTTTGCGCGGTTTAAAGTGATGCGACAGATCAGCCGTATTATTTATTCCCTGTTAATGCTGCAGCTGGCGGCACAGGGCAAGCCATCAGATTACGATCATGATCAGCAGATGGAAGGAGTGACATTAAAGGAAGTGGGACCACTACTGGGTACGGGAAAACTCTCACTGGCTACTTACGAAGGACAGTTCATGTATGGAAAAGCATTGATGAATGAGGCTTTACAGCAGATGCGGGCTGCGGAGTTCGCACAATATATGGTGCAACTGAATAGCAAATAA
- a CDS encoding YciI family protein, whose amino-acid sequence MKLLLTYLILFMGEQSFAQSAFPGFLQGTWKVEHKEIYEHWDSLNDGNLKGFSYFLKDGQMTVSEYLDITRKGSNIVYTASVVRQNGGKAVSFKLTQSAGALTFENPAHDFPKKVVYKKMTDQELEVTISDGKAKSETFRMFKQGRGQSAADTANGNPSYDQALAKKLGADEYGMRSYTLVILKTGSSQTTDKQVIQELFRGHMDNINRLVKEGKLIVAGPLGRNDKTYRGIFILKDVGTADEARLLLQTDPAVKGGLLDIELYNWYGSAALPEYLPFSEKIWKVQH is encoded by the coding sequence ATGAAACTCCTCCTTACTTACCTCATCCTCTTCATGGGTGAGCAGTCATTTGCACAATCCGCGTTTCCCGGCTTTTTACAGGGCACCTGGAAAGTGGAGCATAAAGAGATCTATGAGCACTGGGATAGTCTCAATGACGGTAACCTTAAAGGTTTTTCCTATTTCCTGAAGGATGGGCAGATGACGGTATCTGAATACCTGGACATCACCCGTAAGGGGAGCAACATAGTTTATACAGCGAGTGTGGTTCGCCAGAACGGCGGAAAGGCAGTGTCATTTAAGCTGACCCAATCGGCCGGCGCCCTGACGTTTGAGAATCCTGCACATGATTTCCCTAAAAAAGTGGTCTACAAAAAAATGACAGATCAGGAACTGGAGGTCACTATTTCTGATGGCAAGGCGAAGTCTGAGACATTCAGGATGTTTAAGCAAGGGCGAGGGCAGTCAGCAGCAGATACTGCAAATGGGAATCCCAGTTATGATCAGGCCCTCGCAAAGAAACTTGGTGCTGATGAATACGGAATGAGATCCTATACACTGGTGATCCTTAAAACAGGTAGCAGTCAGACAACGGATAAGCAGGTCATTCAGGAGCTATTCCGGGGGCATATGGACAATATTAACCGGCTTGTGAAGGAAGGGAAACTGATCGTGGCAGGTCCTTTAGGAAGGAATGATAAGACCTACAGAGGCATTTTTATCCTCAAAGACGTCGGAACGGCAGATGAGGCAAGGTTACTGCTACAAACAGATCCTGCGGTCAAAGGAGGGTTGCTGGATATTGAACTATATAACTGGTATGGCTCGGCAGCGCTGCCGGAATACCTGCCTTTTTCTGAGAAGATCTGGAAGGTACAGCATTAA
- a CDS encoding beta-L-arabinofuranosidase domain-containing protein: protein MLRSTLFTYLILGTTLFSQAQIRRTPAYAYNRAPLSRESHVQLPLGSIKAKGWLLKQLELQRDGATGHAEELYPEPENLGPDSDWLGGTGSGWERVPYYVKGLTALAYTLDDPALKERACKWIRWTLEHQRADGSFGPATMKDWWPRMPMMYALQNYYEATGDQQVIPFLTRYFKYQLASLDTIPLYEWSKSRTADNIEIVFWLYNKTGDRFLLDLARKLDQQAYPWASIFTNNAFYHFGDDFHTKHSVSVGQALKFPAVYGQLNHDPVYQQATGKGMSHLLRDHGLAGIIASGTEFLSGKSSFQGVETCTVVEWMQSLETAARIIHEAAMGDRLEKIAFNVLPAQFSRDIKSHLYYTQPNQLFCKHGNSGFDEDYDGGILLSPYSGMGCCRYNMHMGWPYFVKNSWVATPDKGLAVIAYAPVEVNAVVSNGINARLNVVTNYPFEEQITIQVDPEKTAAFPLILRIPGWCDAPQVRVNGKQQPGVEQGSIYTLKRTWKKGDQVVLHFPMRVSITDQVNQSVTVERGPLVYALKIDAKYAVRKAHPVKGFFDYEVKPVSDWNYALEIDRQQPAAAVKVQQQPMPDNPFEQSVTPVSLRLTARRLPSWKVAGNEMHAAEVPGSPVSSNEETEEITLVPYGTENIRISNFPVLGTPRSAATTFSDNFSTSTLNTWINYGQWYIKDGAIHAASNKGSWGYGIHGVKSIPSNTYFSDLSYEATIRLTSGGNGGIIFRVTDVNLGADAYNGYYVGLDAVNGKIQLGRSSGGKWQLLKEYQQPLKTGENYPIRVVAKGADIKVYFDHGAAAIIAVTDDTYQEGAIGVRSYDCLVSIDDVNVAAL, encoded by the coding sequence ATGCTAAGATCCACATTATTTACCTATCTGATACTTGGGACCACGTTATTTTCACAGGCACAGATCAGGCGTACGCCTGCATATGCGTATAACCGGGCGCCATTATCCCGGGAGAGTCACGTACAATTACCGTTAGGCAGCATTAAGGCCAAAGGCTGGCTGCTCAAACAACTGGAGTTACAGCGAGATGGCGCTACCGGTCATGCCGAAGAACTCTACCCTGAGCCGGAGAATCTGGGACCTGATTCAGACTGGCTGGGAGGCACCGGTTCAGGATGGGAGCGGGTACCCTATTATGTGAAGGGCTTAACGGCCCTGGCTTATACACTGGATGATCCTGCACTGAAAGAGCGGGCATGTAAGTGGATCAGATGGACGTTGGAACATCAGCGTGCGGATGGTTCTTTTGGCCCGGCGACCATGAAAGACTGGTGGCCCAGGATGCCGATGATGTATGCCCTGCAGAATTATTACGAGGCGACCGGCGATCAGCAGGTGATACCTTTTTTGACCCGTTATTTCAAATATCAGCTGGCCAGTCTGGATACGATCCCCTTGTATGAATGGAGTAAGTCCAGAACAGCAGATAATATTGAAATAGTATTCTGGCTGTATAACAAAACAGGCGATCGCTTCCTGCTTGATCTCGCACGGAAACTGGATCAGCAGGCGTATCCCTGGGCAAGTATATTCACAAATAATGCATTTTATCACTTCGGAGATGATTTTCACACCAAACACAGTGTTAGCGTCGGGCAGGCGCTTAAGTTCCCTGCGGTCTACGGGCAACTGAATCACGACCCTGTATATCAGCAGGCAACCGGGAAGGGGATGAGCCACCTGCTCAGAGACCACGGACTGGCAGGTATCATTGCGTCAGGTACAGAGTTTCTTTCCGGAAAAAGTTCGTTTCAGGGGGTGGAGACCTGTACCGTGGTGGAATGGATGCAGAGCCTGGAGACTGCTGCCAGGATCATTCACGAAGCAGCGATGGGAGACCGGCTGGAGAAGATCGCATTTAACGTTTTGCCGGCTCAGTTTAGCCGTGATATTAAGTCGCATTTATACTATACACAGCCGAATCAGCTGTTTTGCAAACATGGGAACAGCGGGTTTGATGAAGACTATGATGGCGGTATACTGCTCAGTCCTTATTCAGGTATGGGCTGCTGCCGGTACAATATGCACATGGGCTGGCCTTACTTTGTAAAGAATAGCTGGGTAGCCACACCGGATAAAGGACTGGCGGTGATCGCCTATGCGCCGGTGGAAGTGAACGCGGTGGTGTCCAATGGTATTAATGCCAGGCTCAACGTGGTCACTAACTACCCTTTTGAAGAGCAGATCACCATTCAGGTAGATCCGGAGAAAACAGCAGCGTTTCCGTTAATATTACGCATACCTGGCTGGTGTGATGCACCTCAGGTGCGGGTGAATGGGAAACAACAGCCAGGAGTGGAACAGGGCAGTATCTATACACTGAAGCGAACGTGGAAGAAGGGGGATCAGGTAGTGCTGCATTTTCCCATGAGAGTGAGCATCACTGATCAGGTGAATCAGTCAGTGACGGTTGAACGAGGTCCGTTGGTATATGCATTAAAGATCGATGCTAAATACGCCGTACGTAAGGCACATCCGGTAAAAGGTTTCTTTGACTACGAAGTAAAACCAGTTTCCGACTGGAACTACGCTTTGGAGATAGACCGTCAGCAACCAGCAGCAGCCGTGAAAGTGCAACAGCAGCCCATGCCGGACAATCCGTTTGAGCAGTCGGTCACACCAGTAAGCCTGCGCCTCACTGCGCGGAGACTACCGTCCTGGAAGGTAGCTGGTAACGAGATGCATGCAGCGGAAGTACCGGGCAGCCCTGTCAGTTCAAATGAGGAGACAGAAGAGATCACACTCGTTCCTTATGGTACGGAAAACATCAGGATCAGTAATTTCCCGGTGTTAGGTACACCAAGGTCTGCGGCCACCACCTTCAGCGACAACTTCAGTACATCCACACTGAACACCTGGATCAACTATGGTCAGTGGTACATAAAGGATGGCGCTATACATGCTGCGTCCAATAAAGGTTCGTGGGGATACGGTATACACGGCGTTAAATCAATTCCCTCCAACACATATTTCAGTGACCTCAGCTATGAGGCAACTATCAGACTTACTTCGGGTGGAAACGGCGGTATCATTTTCAGGGTTACCGATGTGAATCTCGGTGCGGACGCCTATAATGGCTATTACGTGGGACTGGATGCGGTTAATGGAAAGATCCAGCTGGGTAGATCATCCGGGGGAAAATGGCAACTGCTGAAGGAATATCAGCAACCATTGAAAACAGGAGAGAACTATCCTATCAGGGTAGTGGCAAAAGGTGCTGACATTAAAGTGTACTTCGATCATGGGGCTGCTGCTATCATTGCTGTAACAGATGATACCTATCAGGAAGGGGCGATCGGCGTACGGTCATATGACTGTCTGGTGAGCATTGACGATGTGAATGTCGCAGCACTGTAA
- a CDS encoding TlpA disulfide reductase family protein → MPRILLIVLLLSAFSIVDAQQKKQYVINGEIKGAPEGASIYILIMPPEIFDSCVVKGEQFSFTGTLIQPAEAIIWPGPMSRMNDKRARLQCWIDEQPVHVSGSTTDFAAAEIRGGRAEADYLDYVKGLPANDDSMQMAYLLAYAHRHPDNYKVAQEVFFHRQSFSLDVMKTIYKGYSARIKQSVFGESTGQYLSAAEQLKPGIAAPAFTLPDMHNKPTALADFKGKYVLLNVWASSCGPCRRKNPLLNEVYEKYKQHNFVILGVGLDQYDTFAAAIRKDQVEWPNTYDPSPLSSKMMASYNISTIPYMLLIDPEGKILLMNPGIEKTDQGYILTDDKGNIYGRMEDVLSGGQGKLTRQR, encoded by the coding sequence ATGCCCAGAATTTTGCTTATAGTACTATTGTTGTCCGCATTTTCTATCGTTGATGCGCAACAGAAAAAACAATACGTCATCAACGGAGAGATCAAAGGAGCCCCTGAAGGGGCGTCCATATATATACTTATCATGCCACCCGAAATATTCGATTCCTGTGTCGTAAAGGGCGAACAGTTTTCTTTTACAGGTACACTCATTCAACCGGCAGAAGCAATTATCTGGCCGGGGCCTATGAGCAGGATGAACGATAAGCGAGCCAGGTTACAGTGCTGGATAGATGAACAACCTGTCCATGTCAGCGGCAGCACGACAGATTTTGCCGCTGCTGAGATCCGGGGGGGACGGGCGGAAGCGGATTACCTGGATTATGTGAAAGGGCTGCCTGCTAACGATGATTCAATGCAAATGGCTTATCTGCTGGCATATGCTCACCGGCATCCTGATAACTACAAAGTGGCACAGGAGGTATTCTTTCACCGGCAATCATTCTCCCTGGATGTTATGAAGACGATATATAAAGGATATTCTGCCCGTATCAAACAATCTGTCTTTGGAGAAAGTACAGGTCAATACCTGTCTGCGGCAGAACAGTTGAAACCTGGTATTGCTGCACCCGCATTCACTTTGCCTGACATGCATAACAAGCCGACGGCATTGGCCGATTTTAAGGGAAAGTATGTGCTGTTAAATGTCTGGGCGAGCAGTTGTGGTCCCTGCAGGAGAAAAAATCCTTTACTGAATGAGGTGTATGAAAAATATAAACAGCATAATTTTGTGATCCTGGGTGTCGGTTTAGACCAGTATGACACTTTTGCCGCTGCTATCCGCAAAGACCAGGTGGAATGGCCTAACACCTACGATCCTTCACCCCTGAGTAGTAAGATGATGGCCAGCTATAATATTTCTACTATTCCCTATATGCTGCTGATCGATCCTGAGGGTAAGATACTGCTGATGAATCCCGGTATAGAAAAGACGGACCAGGGTTATATACTAACGGATGATAAGGGGAATATTTACGGGCGTATGGAAGATGTACTAAGTGGTGGCCAGGGTAAACTGACCCGACAGAGATAA
- a CDS encoding rhamnogalacturonan acetylesterase translates to MYTKITRLITLPLFLLLLSSFTALLVQKRKPVLYIIGDSTVRNGDGTGKNQQWGWGSMIAPYFDTTRISIRNHAIGGRSSRTFITEGRWEEIRKTLQPGDYVIMQFGHNDAGALDDTARARGSIRGTGEETKDIYNPVRKMPETVHTYGWYMRNYANDAKAKGAVAIICSPVPRNNFKDGKVERADSSYGKWAAETAVTTRAFFIPLNTIIAEQYEALGPDQVNAFFPGDHTHTNEAGAILNAKSVVKGLQDLRRCHLRRYLR, encoded by the coding sequence ATGTATACCAAAATCACCCGGCTCATTACACTGCCGTTGTTCCTGCTGCTGTTATCCTCTTTTACCGCATTACTGGTACAGAAAAGAAAACCTGTATTATACATTATCGGCGATTCTACTGTCAGAAATGGGGATGGTACCGGAAAGAACCAGCAATGGGGCTGGGGCAGCATGATCGCCCCCTATTTTGATACTACCCGCATTAGCATACGCAATCATGCCATTGGTGGACGCAGTAGCCGTACTTTCATTACAGAAGGCCGATGGGAGGAAATACGCAAGACATTACAGCCGGGCGATTATGTGATCATGCAGTTTGGTCACAATGATGCCGGTGCGCTGGATGATACTGCACGTGCCCGTGGCTCTATCCGTGGTACAGGAGAGGAAACGAAAGATATCTACAATCCTGTCCGTAAGATGCCGGAGACCGTTCACACCTACGGCTGGTATATGCGTAATTATGCCAATGATGCAAAGGCAAAAGGTGCTGTCGCGATTATCTGTTCACCAGTACCGAGGAATAATTTTAAAGATGGAAAAGTGGAAAGAGCCGACAGTAGTTATGGCAAATGGGCCGCGGAGACAGCTGTTACCACACGTGCTTTTTTTATTCCGCTGAACACGATCATTGCCGAACAATATGAAGCATTAGGACCCGACCAGGTGAATGCATTTTTTCCGGGAGATCATACACATACCAATGAAGCAGGCGCGATACTGAATGCAAAGTCAGTGGTGAAAGGTCTGCAGGACCTGAGGCGCTGTCATTTGCGCAGGTACCTCCGGTAA
- a CDS encoding DinB family protein: MKRTEWFQRVFPVIADNGLLPAIIERLSGTPARVEEITGNLDAELLTVKEPGKWSIKEEIGHLGDLEPLWSGRIDDMVDGAATFRVADLTNQITHQADHNATKTIILLQRFREQRDAFVRKLLMLSDEQLERTALHPRLKTPMRVIDLAYFVAEHDDHHLSKVREIMDKHQLRP; the protein is encoded by the coding sequence ATGAAAAGAACGGAATGGTTTCAGCGCGTATTTCCCGTCATAGCGGATAATGGTTTGCTACCTGCCATCATTGAGCGGCTTAGTGGTACACCGGCCCGCGTAGAGGAAATAACTGGCAATCTGGATGCAGAGCTGCTGACTGTAAAAGAACCTGGAAAATGGAGCATTAAAGAAGAAATAGGGCATCTGGGAGATCTTGAACCACTTTGGTCAGGAAGAATAGATGATATGGTAGATGGCGCTGCTACATTTAGGGTCGCTGATCTGACAAATCAGATCACACATCAGGCAGACCATAATGCGACCAAAACGATTATCCTTCTTCAGCGGTTCAGGGAGCAACGGGACGCTTTTGTACGAAAGTTGCTTATGCTGAGTGATGAACAGCTGGAAAGGACTGCACTACATCCCCGCCTGAAAACACCTATGCGGGTAATTGACCTGGCTTACTTTGTAGCAGAACATGATGACCATCACCTGTCGAAAGTGAGGGAGATCATGGACAAGCATCAGCTAAGACCATGA
- a CDS encoding cation:proton antiporter, whose translation MDTFTLITALITISALISYLNLRFIKLPGAIGVMFVSILLSVFILVTGKAFPVAFNFIRELTSSIDFTKTLLDVMLAFLLFASAFHFEYKKLREQRRPVLVLSTIGVVGSTLIFGFLLDITTTLLGIDLPLVYCFLFGALISPTDPVAVMSVLKKSRIPASLETIISGESLLNDGVGLILFVTIGEVAAQEASFSLGHALELFAVEVFGGLALGTVVAFITGYLTKKIQEFQTAILVSISMVMAISVVGSMLHVSVPLAAVAAGLILGNSSIGAKSNVGLQKYLHQFWELIDELLNIILFVMIGLQIVVLPFIGNYWFIGMLSVLFVLIARGVSIAVPALALRRSLKTSFNTTAILVWAGLRGGISVALALSLPDSPYKELILSASYIIVVFSVIVQGLTLNRVVNRFVN comes from the coding sequence ATGGATACATTTACACTCATTACGGCTCTAATCACGATCAGTGCATTGATTTCATACCTTAATTTAAGATTCATAAAACTACCTGGTGCGATCGGCGTAATGTTCGTGTCCATTCTGCTTTCCGTATTTATACTGGTTACAGGTAAGGCATTTCCCGTTGCATTCAACTTCATACGTGAACTAACAAGTAGTATTGACTTTACAAAAACACTGCTGGATGTTATGCTGGCATTCCTGCTATTTGCCAGCGCATTTCACTTTGAATATAAAAAGTTACGGGAACAACGTAGACCGGTACTGGTGCTAAGTACGATAGGAGTGGTGGGTTCGACGCTTATATTTGGTTTCCTGCTTGATATTACTACTACCTTACTCGGAATAGATCTTCCACTTGTATACTGTTTCCTGTTTGGTGCCCTGATCTCACCAACAGACCCGGTGGCAGTAATGTCGGTATTGAAGAAATCGAGGATCCCTGCTTCACTTGAAACTATTATCTCTGGTGAGTCCCTGTTAAATGACGGGGTGGGCCTGATCCTGTTCGTCACGATCGGCGAGGTTGCAGCACAGGAAGCGTCCTTTTCACTGGGACACGCGCTGGAACTATTCGCAGTTGAAGTATTCGGCGGTCTTGCACTGGGTACTGTGGTCGCCTTTATTACCGGTTACCTGACGAAAAAGATCCAGGAATTCCAGACCGCGATACTGGTGTCGATATCTATGGTAATGGCTATTTCTGTAGTGGGTAGTATGCTTCATGTTTCCGTACCTCTGGCAGCAGTAGCGGCGGGCTTAATACTTGGTAATTCTTCTATTGGCGCGAAAAGTAATGTGGGACTGCAGAAGTACCTGCATCAGTTCTGGGAGCTGATCGATGAACTGCTTAATATCATCCTGTTCGTAATGATCGGATTACAGATCGTTGTACTGCCGTTCATTGGCAACTACTGGTTTATCGGGATGTTATCCGTATTGTTCGTGCTGATCGCAAGAGGTGTCAGTATTGCAGTACCTGCGCTGGCATTACGCCGTTCACTGAAGACATCGTTCAACACAACAGCGATACTTGTGTGGGCAGGATTAAGAGGAGGTATATCGGTAGCGCTGGCGCTGTCATTGCCTGATTCTCCCTATAAAGAGCTCATTCTGTCGGCCAGTTATATTATCGTGGTATTCTCGGTGATTGTACAGGGATTAACACTGAACAGGGTCGTAAACAGATTTGTGAATTAA